The window GTCTGGGATGTTGGTCATCAGGCCTACGCGCATAAAATTTTGACCGGGCGTTACAAAGAATTTCATACCTTGCGTCAGAAAGACGGTATCAGCGGTTTTCCACGTATGGCAGAAAACCCGTATGATCATTTTGGTGTAGGTCATTCAAGCACATCTATTTCTGCCGCTCTGGGCATGGCTTTTGCCAGTGATATTGAAGGCGCGGGCCGTAACTGTGTTGCTGTTATCGGCGATGGTTCTATGACTGCAGGGCAGGCTTTCGAAGGTTTGAACCAGGCCGGTGGTATGAAGCGTAAGATGGTTGTCGTCCTTAATGACAATGAGATGTCAATTTCTGCTAATGTTGGTGCATTGTCATCTTATCTCAGCCGCAAACTGTCTCATCCGGTAATTAATCGCTTTAAGAAGGATTTTGAATCTCTGCTTAAGCAGATACCAAAGATTGGTGACGACCTTGCAATGTATGCCAAACGTGGTGAAGATTCTTTTAAGAGTTTTTTCACACCGGGAATGTTGTTTGAATCTCTCGATTTCACCTATCTTGGGCCTATTGACGGGCACAACTTAGATGCTCTTGTAGATGTCTTCGAGCAGGTAAAGAAAATAGATTCTCCGGTGCTGGTACATGTTCTGACCAAGAAAGGTAAGGGATACAAGCCTGCAGAGGATAATCCGACCCATTTTCATGGAGTAGGCAGTTTTGAACCTGAAACTGGACGGGCTAAGAAATTCAAAGGCGGCCTGCCATCATATACATCTGTTTTCGGTAAAACATTATGTAAGCTGGCTGCTAAAGATAGTAAAATAATCGCAATTACCGCAGCCATGCCTGAGGGTACCGGTACAAGTGATTTTCGCGAGCAATTTCCAGAAAGGTTTGTGGATGTAGGCATCTGTGAACAACATGCCGTAACCTTTGCTGCCGGAATGGCAACTATGGGATACAAGCCTGCTGTTGCCATTTATTCAACCTTTCTTCAGAGATCATACGATCAGATTGTGCATGATGTCTGTCTGCAGAATCTTAATGTCAATTTTTTCCTTGATCGCTGTGGCTTGGTCGGAGCTGATGGTGCAACGCATCATGGTGCTTTTGATCTCTCTTATTTGCGTCATATTCCTAATCTTGTTTGTATGGCTCCCAAAGATGAGGCTGAATTAGCTCGAATGGTTGCAACTGCAATTGATTTTGATGGTCCTGCCGCAGTGCGGTATCCTAGAGGGGTAGGCATTGGCGCTATTCTGGAGGAGAATCCCCGTATTCTTGAAATCGGAGAAGGAGAACTTCTGCGCGATGGATTTGACGGAGTGATCATCACAGTCGGCTCCAGAGTATGGCCTGCGGTTGAAGCTGTAGAAGAGCTTGATGAAGAGTTAGGAAAAGCTGTTGCAGTG of the Maridesulfovibrio zosterae DSM 11974 genome contains:
- the dxs gene encoding 1-deoxy-D-xylulose-5-phosphate synthase, giving the protein MNINDSSCGCGDYPLLQKINNPALVKELSKEQQIQLAQELRQCIIHTVSKGGGHLAPSLGVIELTIALFKCFDFNTDRLVWDVGHQAYAHKILTGRYKEFHTLRQKDGISGFPRMAENPYDHFGVGHSSTSISAALGMAFASDIEGAGRNCVAVIGDGSMTAGQAFEGLNQAGGMKRKMVVVLNDNEMSISANVGALSSYLSRKLSHPVINRFKKDFESLLKQIPKIGDDLAMYAKRGEDSFKSFFTPGMLFESLDFTYLGPIDGHNLDALVDVFEQVKKIDSPVLVHVLTKKGKGYKPAEDNPTHFHGVGSFEPETGRAKKFKGGLPSYTSVFGKTLCKLAAKDSKIIAITAAMPEGTGTSDFREQFPERFVDVGICEQHAVTFAAGMATMGYKPAVAIYSTFLQRSYDQIVHDVCLQNLNVNFFLDRCGLVGADGATHHGAFDLSYLRHIPNLVCMAPKDEAELARMVATAIDFDGPAAVRYPRGVGIGAILEENPRILEIGEGELLRDGFDGVIITVGSRVWPAVEAVEELDEELGKAVAVFNARFVKPLPEAQILELASRFKKILIVEENAMAGGLSSAIIEVLVDNNAIDGHEIKRLGIPDEFIEHGTQQELRHDIGIDTAGMKKAMLELLDK